The Thermococcus henrietii genome segment AAAGCCTGTCGAGGCTTACCTCCGGCTTCCCGCTGAAGGGTTTGCTCGCGATGAGCTTCCCGCTCTCGTCGAAGGCGTAAACCCCCCTGACGTTCTCGGCAATGTAAACCTTCATGAGCATCACCTTCCTTTCTTTCCTCAGGTATAGAAGGGCGAGGAGTTTTAAACGGTATCGGTGGAAAAAGAGGGAAAAGTCAGTCCTCCCAGGGCTCGCGGTACTTGAGCGCCCAGCCGAACTCCTCCTTGAGGATGTCTATGGCGGCACTCGGTGGAATGACCCCGCGCTCGGTGATGATGACGTCAACGTACTCGGGCGGAGTAACGTCGAACGCCGGATTCCACACCTCGATGTTCTTCGGCCAGGTCTTGAGTTCTTCCTCGGGAATGACCTCCGTTGGATCGCGCATCTCAATCTCGACGAGCTGGCCGAGCATCGTCTCGGGGTGGAACTTGTAGGTTTCAGCGGCAATCATCGTCCAAACCCTGTGCTCCTTAGCGGTAAGCGCTATCAGGGCCGTTCCAATCTTGTTTATCACCGCGCCGTTGACCGTTATGCTGTCTGCCCCCATGACGACCTTGTCCGTCATCTTCATGTAGTGCCTCGCCGCCGAATCGACGACGTATATGACCGGAATTCCGTAGGAAGCCAGCTCCTTGGCGGTAATCTTGCCCTGCCACTTGGGCCTCGTCTCGGTCACGATGACCTTGATGTCTTTGCCCTGCTCCCAGGCAGTCTTCATGACGCTTATCGCGGCCTTGCTGTGGCAATGGGTCATTATGACGTCGCCGTCCTCTATGCGCTTCGCCCCTATCTCGCCTATCCTCTTGACCGCGTTCTCGGAGTTGTGTATGAACTCCTTGGCGGCGTTGATGACTATGAAGCGGAGCTGTTCGAGGTCGGCACCGCTTGAGTAGGCAATCTTACCCCTGTGCATAACGTAACGGAGGGCGTTGGGCAGGGAAACCGCGGTTGGCCTCGTCTCGTAGAGTATCTTCGCGGCCTGCTTCATCTCCTTCCAGAACTCGTCAACGGTCTTGGCCTTACTTTTTTCTGCCTGTATCTGAAGCGCGTAGGCCGCTGAACGGGCTATCTTTCCGGCACCGCGTATCTCCATGTTCCTTATCTTCTCCGCTATTTCAAGGACTTCCTTCACCACTGGCATCGCTATCACCTCCCGGTAAACTCAGGTTTAGGAGACAGGGTTTATATTCTTTCTGAAAAGACAGGAGAATTCCGAAGGAGCTTTAAGGTGTTTTTAGTGCATCAATGTCACCAAAAGTCCTTCAGTGTCCTTAAATTGCCGAGGAAAGCCGTGTTTACCTTTGTAAAGGCCAAATCTGGGCGTTGGGAAAGGTTTATAACGAAAGACCCGAAGTTCTTAGTGTATAGATTTGATGACGTGCTCAGGCATGTTCATTGGGGTGGTGGCTATGCAGGAGAAACTAGAAAGGAAACTCGCATCCGAACCGTTGAACTTCGAGTCATTCTTCTCCGAGAAGGCCCTTCAGATGAAGGCTTCGGAGATTAGGGAGCTCCTTAAGCTTGTCGAGACGAGCGATGTTATCAGCTTGGCCGGCGGTTTGCCCGCTCCCGAGACCTTCCCGGTTGAGATTATCAAGAA includes the following:
- a CDS encoding ribose 1,5-bisphosphate isomerase; the protein is MPVVKEVLEIAEKIRNMEIRGAGKIARSAAYALQIQAEKSKAKTVDEFWKEMKQAAKILYETRPTAVSLPNALRYVMHRGKIAYSSGADLEQLRFIVINAAKEFIHNSENAVKRIGEIGAKRIEDGDVIMTHCHSKAAISVMKTAWEQGKDIKVIVTETRPKWQGKITAKELASYGIPVIYVVDSAARHYMKMTDKVVMGADSITVNGAVINKIGTALIALTAKEHRVWTMIAAETYKFHPETMLGQLVEIEMRDPTEVIPEEELKTWPKNIEVWNPAFDVTPPEYVDVIITERGVIPPSAAIDILKEEFGWALKYREPWED